In the genome of Dyadobacter fermentans DSM 18053, the window AGGCCGTCGGTGAAGTAGTTTTCTACCATCGGAAGCAATTTCTTCTTCTGATCGTAGTTCACATCCATCACCGATTTCAGAATGCGGAAGTCGTAGTCGTAATCCTTTGAAGTTTTAGCCAAAGCCTGAACGTCCTTAGGAAAACAGCTGCCACCGTAGCCGATCCCCGCAAAAAGGAAGCGCTTGCCGATACGGCTGTCGGTTCCGATACCACGACGAATATCGTCCACATTGGCACCTACTTTCTCGCAAAGGTTCGCGATTTCGTTCATGAACGTGATCTTCATCGCCAGGAACGAGTTGGCCGCATATTTGGTCATCTCGGCCGAGCGCTCATCCATAAAGATCACCGGGTTACCCTGGCGCACCAGTGGAGCGTAGAGTTTCTCCATCACCTTTTTGGCTTTTTCCGAGGTTGTACCCACCACCACGCGGTCGGGCTTCATGAAATCTTCCACCGCAACACCTTCGCGAAGGAACTCTGGGTTGGACACCACATCGAAGTCCACTTTGGCATTCTTAGCAACCGCAGCACGCACTTTCTCGGCTGTTCCTACGGGCACGGTGCTCTTGTCGATGATCACCGCGTACTGATCGAGGATCGGACCTAGGTCGTCGGCTACTTTCAGGATATATTTGAGATCGGCAGAGCCGTCCTCGCCCGGAGGCGTGGGCAATGCCAGGAAAATCACCTGCGCATCTTTGATACCTTCGGCCAGGTTGGTAGTAAACAACAAGCGCCCCTCAGCCACATTGCGGTCGAAAAGCACGTCGAGGCCGGGCTCGTAAATGGGTATTTCTCCTTTTTGAAGGCGTTCCACCTTCCTGACGTCGATGTCTACGCATGTTACCTGGTTGCCGGTCTCGGCAAAGCAGGTACCTGTCACCAAACCGACGTATCCTGTTCCTACTACTGCAATTTTCATAAACGGTTAATTATTATATAGCTGTTTCGGCACTTGTTTAATTAAATTCAGAGAATTGTACTTAACTAAGTCCAGTGCGTTAGGACGGTTGCAAAAGTAATTTTTTTAAGCGAATCTTCACCGTCGGCATTTGGATTTGTTCGTCAGTGGCTAGCGATTTTGTCGCATTCTCACTATCATTGGGTAATCACACAAATATAATCATCAACACCTATGGACACACGAGAAAAAGACCTGACTAATAACCCATCCGACGAGATTTGTAACCTCATTAAAGAAACGGTCAGGGATTTCGCCGCGCTGCACATCAAACCGCACATCCGCACCTGGGACGACCAACAGCATTTTCCAAAGGAACTTTTCAGATCAATGGGCGAGCTCGGCCTCATGGGTATGCTCATTCCCGAAGCCCTCGGTGGCGCGGGCCTGGGCTACCGCGAGTACGTGACGGCGATCATCGAACTGGCGAAGGTTGATCCGTCGGTAGCATTGTCGATGGCGGCACATAATTCGCTTTGTACCAATCATATATACATGTTCGGCAATGCCGCACAGCATCAAAAATACCTGCCGGGCCTCGCCTCGGGCACGCTCGTGGGCGCATGGGGGCTTACGGAACCGAATACGGGTTCCGATGCCGGCAATATGCGCACGGTAGCCGTCCGGGATGGCGACGATTGGGTGATCAACGGCTCTAAAAACTTCATAACCAACGGCAAAAGCGCCGACGTGCTCGTGGTCATGACCCGCACCGGCGAACCGGGCGACAAACACGGAGCCACCGCATTCGTGCTCGATGCCGACACGCCCGGGTTCAGCGCGGGACGGAAGGAAGACAAGCTCGGTATGCGCGCTTCCGAAACCGTGGAACTACTGTTCCAGGACTGCCGCATTCCCGACAGCCAGCGCCTGGGCGAAATCGGCGACGGGTTTATCCAGTCGTTGAAAGTGCTCGATGGCGGCCGTATTTCGATTGCCGCGCTGGGCGTAGGTACTGCATTTGGCGCCTACGAGGCCGCATTGGCCTATTCCAAAGAGCGCAAGCAGTTCGGCAAGGCCATCTGCGATTTCCAGGCGATTGCATTCAAACTGGCCGACATGTACACCGATGCGCAAGCCTCTTCCCTGCTTACATTCCACGCTGCCTCATTGAAAGACGCCGGTGAAAAAGTGACGCTGGCAAGTTCGGTCGCGAAATACCATTCTTCCGAAACGGCGGTGCGTGTCGCCAACGATGCCGTGCAAATCTTTGGAGGTTATGGTTTTGTAAAAGACTATCCCGCCGAAAAATTCTATCGCGACAGCAAGCTCTGCACTATCGGCGAAGGCACGAGCGAAATCCAGAAAATGGTGATTTCAAAAGAAATACTGAGGAATTAAAGTCCCGGCACAAGCGCTACAATGCTGTTTGCACTCGATCGAGACAGCATCTTCAACCGGGTGATAAACGACTTCCGCCGGTTGAAATCTAACAGCGCAAAACCGTCAGCAGCGGCATGCATATCGCTCATGCTCCCATTCACAATTAATACAAAATGTGATGGGACGAATAATGATATTGCTGCTAATTGTTGAGGCTACCGACGCCAGCGGGCAGCCCGCTGGCTCGCTGCCAGGGAATCCGCAGGTTGCCTTGTCTGCCGTTTCCGAAAAAGTGCTGCTGCTGACGATCAGCGAGCGTTTCGACACGACAGGCTGCCACGATCCCAAACGGTATTCACTCCAATCGACAGCCGATCCCGGCTATTACGCCGGCGCGCATCCCGCACGCATTGGAAGGCATAGCTTTGTGAAAAGCCTCACGGCATCGGGCA includes:
- a CDS encoding UDP-glucose dehydrogenase family protein; protein product: MKIAVVGTGYVGLVTGTCFAETGNQVTCVDIDVRKVERLQKGEIPIYEPGLDVLFDRNVAEGRLLFTTNLAEGIKDAQVIFLALPTPPGEDGSADLKYILKVADDLGPILDQYAVIIDKSTVPVGTAEKVRAAVAKNAKVDFDVVSNPEFLREGVAVEDFMKPDRVVVGTTSEKAKKVMEKLYAPLVRQGNPVIFMDERSAEMTKYAANSFLAMKITFMNEIANLCEKVGANVDDIRRGIGTDSRIGKRFLFAGIGYGGSCFPKDVQALAKTSKDYDYDFRILKSVMDVNYDQKKKLLPMVENYFTDGLKGKTIAVWGLAFKPYTDDIREAPALENIEALLEAGAKVVAYDPEAMTNVKGILGDKITFTHTPYAALDDADALMIFTEWPQFRTPEFEKMGKLLKNKVVFDGRNLYELDQMREMGYTYYSIGREKVVPA
- a CDS encoding acyl-CoA dehydrogenase family protein — translated: MDTREKDLTNNPSDEICNLIKETVRDFAALHIKPHIRTWDDQQHFPKELFRSMGELGLMGMLIPEALGGAGLGYREYVTAIIELAKVDPSVALSMAAHNSLCTNHIYMFGNAAQHQKYLPGLASGTLVGAWGLTEPNTGSDAGNMRTVAVRDGDDWVINGSKNFITNGKSADVLVVMTRTGEPGDKHGATAFVLDADTPGFSAGRKEDKLGMRASETVELLFQDCRIPDSQRLGEIGDGFIQSLKVLDGGRISIAALGVGTAFGAYEAALAYSKERKQFGKAICDFQAIAFKLADMYTDAQASSLLTFHAASLKDAGEKVTLASSVAKYHSSETAVRVANDAVQIFGGYGFVKDYPAEKFYRDSKLCTIGEGTSEIQKMVISKEILRN